In Deltaproteobacteria bacterium, the following are encoded in one genomic region:
- a CDS encoding SPFH domain-containing protein encodes MGTNNLVFLENIEWFDETGRELVHRIPAEGSGEIKYGAQLTVRESQVAVLFYKGKACDAFGPGRHTLHTGNIPILTKILSIPWAMSSPLRAEVYFANMKVFTDLKWGTREPVAFRDAELGLVRLRAHGVFNVRITQPVLFINTMAGTMGNYGADAVEEYLRKVIVSRLNDHLGENLDTILNLPGRFDELADGLAKRLEEDFSAFGLALTQLYITSITPPPEVQQAIDGKGSMELISDMDRFVRLKAAMAMEKAASSGGDAGAGIGMGLGLVLPGLLGRMHTGGDVKESPVREAGNRAVCTECGHAIPGDARFCPYCGHQQLVLGRCTMCGKNLMPGDRFCPRCGHPTDERPKARICPKCGAENLPGAVFCNQCGEKIG; translated from the coding sequence ATGGGGACGAACAACCTCGTATTTTTGGAAAACATCGAATGGTTTGACGAGACCGGCAGGGAACTGGTCCACAGGATCCCGGCTGAAGGCTCTGGAGAGATCAAGTACGGAGCCCAGCTTACGGTCCGGGAGAGCCAGGTTGCGGTCCTTTTCTACAAAGGAAAGGCATGTGACGCATTCGGGCCAGGTCGCCACACCCTCCACACGGGAAACATCCCAATCCTCACCAAGATCCTCTCCATCCCATGGGCCATGTCCAGCCCCCTTCGGGCCGAGGTCTATTTCGCCAACATGAAGGTCTTCACCGACCTGAAATGGGGTACGCGGGAGCCTGTGGCCTTTCGAGACGCGGAACTCGGTCTCGTGCGACTGCGCGCCCACGGGGTCTTCAATGTGCGCATCACCCAGCCCGTGCTGTTCATCAACACCATGGCAGGGACCATGGGGAACTACGGCGCGGATGCTGTTGAGGAATACCTCCGCAAGGTGATCGTCTCCCGCCTGAATGACCATCTCGGGGAGAATCTGGACACTATCCTGAACCTTCCGGGAAGATTCGACGAGCTTGCGGACGGGCTTGCAAAAAGGCTCGAAGAGGACTTTTCCGCCTTCGGGCTGGCACTCACACAGCTCTACATTACCTCCATCACCCCGCCGCCGGAGGTCCAGCAGGCCATCGACGGCAAAGGGAGCATGGAGCTCATTTCGGATATGGATAGGTTCGTCCGGCTCAAGGCCGCTATGGCCATGGAAAAGGCGGCAAGCTCCGGTGGAGATGCCGGGGCGGGTATTGGGATGGGGCTCGGACTCGTACTTCCCGGGCTACTTGGCAGGATGCATACCGGAGGCGATGTGAAGGAGTCGCCCGTCAGGGAGGCCGGAAACAGGGCTGTTTGTACCGAATGCGGCCATGCCATCCCAGGGGATGCGAGGTTTTGTCCTTACTGCGGCCATCAACAGCTCGTCCTCGGAAGATGCACCATGTGCGGGAAAAACCTCATGCCAGGCGACCGGTTTTGCCCTAGGTGCGGACATCCAACGGATGAAAGGCCAAAGGCGAGGATCTGTCCGAAGTGCGGGGCCGAAAACCTTCCGGGCGCGGTCTTCTGTAACCAGTGTGGAGAGAAAATCGGGTGA